One window from the genome of Salvelinus fontinalis isolate EN_2023a chromosome 3, ASM2944872v1, whole genome shotgun sequence encodes:
- the LOC129835618 gene encoding vasorin-like has translation MVPFLLLLLSSSSSSVLSSDCPEDCSCQAQGSIFCIQRRSTVVPRGLPSSVKHLYVFQNGINTLAQDDFTGLGQLEMLDLSQNKLTEVPDGVFETLSSLRNLDLSANYITHISKDSFSGLVQLERLYLHGNRIKSIQSEAFEVLEDLLELKLQGNQLTGLPMLRLPRLLLLDLSFNSLPTLGPQDLQAPHLESLKVAALGLTTLDSDLMASLGNLHDLDVSQNQLEGMPEALKATRGLIRLSLAANPIGELRNEDFQSLVGLQELDISGLNLQSLPQGFFQLFPRLGHLTAAENPFNCLCPLAWFPGWLKEKNVDLGRTEETRCHFPPVNAGKVLAELDHPDFGCPPTTTVMTNALGEGSTSAPPIPTTSPGNTHTNAIPPPPPFPSDEPSSTETDIESRPPPPASPTSAFRDQGDEGHICPPNICLNGGTCRFDPLGQLGCLCPRGTLGLYCENLESSNHNQPPLQTSAPEVLASMVAPIVTSDPNDISSRQVTSTSILLDLHRFLETRPHIRGIKLTYRNLSGPDRRPMSLSVPASYPEYTLRGLRPNCTYSVCASPLAERVNGGGGGGGSPTEGGSCMEARTEGGPQASSLEPQVDDQSQLTYTLIPALAALALVTGVALVAILVLFLRRRRAHMALEGGEMGSMELEGLKGCLENGVGNGGTLPHKGADIAPCHTSTLTQPQNGGSSHPLPQNGGLEYEAPLMKGQGHCPSNNNVASLKPSYF, from the exons ATGgtgcccttcctcctcctcctcctctcctcctcctcttcctctgttctctccagtgaCTGCCCAGAGGATTGCTCCTGTCAGGCCCAGGGTTCCATCTTCTGCATCCAGCGTCGTTCCACGGTCGTCCCCCGCGGCCTCCCTTCCTCTGTGAAACATCTCTACGTCTTCCAGAACGGCATCAATACTTTAGCCCAGGATGACTTCACAG gcCTGGGGCAACTGGAGATGCTGGACCTGTCCCAGAATAAACTCACGGAGGTCCCGGACGGGGTCTTTGAAACGCTATCTTCGCTGAGGAATCTCGATTTGTCCGCTAACTACATTACCCACATCTCCAAGGATAGCTTCTCCGGATTGGTGCAACTCGAGAGGCTGTATCTCCACGGCAACCGCATCAAGAGCATCCAATCGGAGGCCTTCGAGGTTCTGGAGGATCTTCTGGAACTGAAGCTCCAGGGGAACCAGTTGACCGGTCTCCCAATGCTCCGTCTCCCCAGGCTTCTCCTCCTTGATCTCAGCTTCAACTCTCTCCCGACGCTGGGTCCCCAAGACCTCCAGGCCCCCCACCTCGAGTCGCTCAAAGTGGCTGCGTTGGGGCTCACCACCCTGGACTCGGATCTGATGGCCTCCCTGGGGAACCTCCATGACCTTGATGTGTCCCAGAACCAGCTGGAGGGGATGCCTGAAGCATTGAAGGCCACCCGGGGGCTGATCAGGCTCAGCCTGGCTGCCAACCCCATTGGGGAGCTCCGGAACGAGGACTTCCAG AGTCTGGTGGGTCTCCAGGAGCTGGATATCAGTGGGCTGAACCTCCAGAGCTTGCCCCAGGGTTTCTTCCAGCTCTTCCCCAGGCTGGGGCACCTCACGGCGGCCGAGAATCCCTTcaactgtctctgtcctctggccTGGTTCCCTGGCTGGCTGAAAGAGAAGAATGTGGATCTGGGACGCACAGAGGAGACAAGGTGCCACTTCCCACCAGTGAATGCTGGCAAG gtgCTGGCGGAGCTGGACCATCCAGATTTCGGCTGTCCACCTACGACCACTGTCATGACCAATGCCCTAGGGGAGGGGAGTACTTCCGCACCCCCCATTCCGACTACATCCCCTGGAAACACACATACCAACGCCATCCCCCCACCTCCGCCATTCCCTAGTGATGAACCATCCTCAACGGAGACAGACATTGAGAGTCGTCCCCCCCCTCCAGCTTCTCCGACTTCCGCTTTCAGGGACCAGGGGGATGAGGGCCACATCTGCCCGCCGAACATCTGCCTCAATGGGGGTACGTGCCGCTTCGATCCTCTGGGACAGCTTGGATGTCTCTGTCCCCGCGGAACTCTGGGCCTGTACTGCGAGAACCTGGAGTcgtctaaccacaaccagccacctCTCCAAACTTCCGCCCCAGAGGTTTTGGCATCCATGGTCGCCCCCATTGTAACCTCTGATCCCAATGACATCAGTTCCCGTCAGGTGACCTCCACGTCCATCCTCCTCGACCTGCACCGTTTCCTCGAGACGAGGCCGCACATCCGCGGGATTAAGCTGACCTACCGGAACCTCTCAGGGCCCGACCGGCGCCCCATGTCCCTCAGCGTCCCCGCCTCATACCCAGAGTACACCCTCCGAGGGCTCCGGCCCAACTGTACCTACTCTGTGTGCGCCAGCCCCCTGGCAGAGAGGGTGAACGGGGGTGGAGGCGGTGGAGGTAGCCCTACCGAGGGAGGGTCTTGTATGGAGGCTCGTACCGAGGGAGGTCCCCAAGCTTCGTCCTTGGAGCCCCAGGTGGATGATCAGAGCCAGCTCACCTACACCCTCATCCCAGCCTTGGCTGCTCTCGCCCTGGTCACGGGGGTGGCGCTGGTGGCCATCCTGGTTCTTTTCCTCCGGAGGAGACGGGCTCACATGGCACTGGAAGGGGGTGAGATGGGATCAATGGAACTGGAGGGCCTTAAGGGTTGTCTGGAGAACGGCGTGGGGAACGGGGGCACCCTTCCCCACAAGGGAGCGGATATCGCCCCCTGTCACACCTCCACCCTGACCCAGCCACAAAATGGCGGATCGTCACATCCCCTTCCACAAAATGGTGGTTTAGAATATGAGGCCCCCCTCATGAAGGGACAGGGGCACTGTCCATCGAATAATAATGTGGCATCCTTGAAGCCATCGTATTTCTAG